The genomic segment TTTCTTCTACAAATTTGTACTTCATTCAAGACTAATCTGACATCTTCCCTGCCTTTTAACATACAAAAGCAGTTTATTACACAGCAATCTGCCTCACCATCAGGTTGGCGTTGGCAATATGATGTTTAACTAGACCTCCACCCAAGATTATCATTCCTGTCTTTCGGGCAAAGATAGCTTGGGTATTGATGAGTCTCAGATCTATAAGAAAGATGGAAATATATATTAGGAAGGACATGTCAAATAGGGTGGTACATGGAACCAGTGAGGCCATATTTGGCTCCCAGTATCTGATAAAGGGATCTAATCTGTGGTTCCAATCAACTGGCACACTATGCTTCAAAAAAATCCCCAACCATTGACTCCACATTGCACTAAGCTTTAGAAATTAAAATCTAATTAGATCCCTCCTCTATCTGAAAGCATCAATGACAAGTGGATAAGTAGCATCATGGAGAGGATGGCTTAAATCGAAGAAATCTTGACTTGCCTTCTACAATATCCAGCACAAGCCCTGGCTTCTTGTAGGAGTGGAAGAAAATCATATCTCCCAGAGAGCCATCGGTCAACGCTGGACTCAGCACAGGAATGCTGTTCTGTTAGATGACATAAGTTGCATGATTAATAGAAACTGAACATTTCATTAGATATAAACAAGAAAGCAGAATTCTTGCATGTGAATTTGAATAATGAAAGTGATTGCTCAGCCAGTGCATAAAGACCTGTCTGTGATATTACACATATAACACAGACTCTCAGATGATCCCAGAGTGTAAAGCACCCCATTATGAGTGCCAAAAGAGGCATTTTACCCAGGAAACAGAGAACATGTCTTGCCACAAAGTGAGAGACAGAACTAAATGCACAAAACTTCTTCAGCCTACCTTTTGTGCCCAGTAATAGACTGATTCTGGATTATTGATTTCCTTGCCAAGCCGAGCAATGAGCTTTGATGGAGTCCACTTCACACCCTGAAAGACAGGGAAGCCAACAACATGGTTAGGGATATGCTGCCCTCTCCTTGAGACATGTGGAAAAACTAAGTATCAGGGCAGAACTTAACATTTCAAAGAAAGAAGTAACTGTTtcaaggggaagggaagaaaccCAATAAAGCAATGTGAGTAAAGAAATGGCTAGCAAACTAGATTACAAAAACTGGTCCTTATGCTGCTTCACCCTCTATGTTGCACCTTTTcccactcctaaaaaagaaaacaagccccCAAACTCGCAGTTGTCATAATCCAGTCTTAACATCCCAAATCTCACCTCTGTGTCCTGCTCTGTCACCATCTGGTCCAGGATTGGCATCAGCCAGTCCTCAAACTTGCAGTAATTGTCATTGGGCACCAGCAGATTCCCAATCCTGAAGGAGAGAACATACCTAGAGTGTAAAGCCTTGTTAGGGAATCTGCCTCAGCTTGCTCCCTCCTCCCCAAATAGTGAAGCATGGGGGAACTCGATTCTCTCATGTAAATCATATAAATAGGAGAAATCCTGGAATTATCCATCTCTCAAATCACTTTCCAAAGAAACATCGTCCTTCTCTCCAGACTCTTAATATTAAACAGTGGTCAGACCATCAGCTTGCTGCACTAACAGTACCTGTTAATCCCATTCTGCCGTAGTTCTTTGCCACGGAGGCTAAAGTCTCCAATATAGGTGGGTGCCAAGCATTTGATTAGATCTTCCTCCACACCACCTGCTGTAGTCACTAACACATCCACCTACAGAAATCAAAGAATGTATAGGGCATAGAGTTCAAAAACTTGCAGCCATGAGCATCCTTTAAAATGTGAGTCATGCAAAGTgataaggaaagaaaagaaaagaaaagaaagaaagaaggggtttttcttgaatgctcaTTAGATCAGATACAATGCTCACCAAAACAAGCATGCCAGAGAAATAAACATCAATGGATTAATGGAGTACAGCATGAGGGAAAGAGTATCATAATGCACTCCATTCATAAAACTCAaggattatttttctttcaatgtCAAAGGTGAGACTATCTTCCAGAGTTGGGCAATACCATATTGTGTTGCACCAGGTAGCGGATAGTCTCACGGACACCTGAACTGATGAGATTGGAGGTGAAGCCCAAAAAGATTGTGCAGCCCGTTAGGCGGCGGGAACAAGGATTTAGGTCAGCATGGTTTCCTTCATCTTCACCCAGAGGAGTCAGTTTTGCTTCTATCTGCAGGGGAGAACACAAGTATTTGAGTAGAACTTCAACACAGGTGCAGAACACAGCAACTAGAGGCtaaaaaaagacaatacagtattaaaaatctGACTGATTATCTAAATACAGAGAACAAAACATTTGCACAACTGAAGCACTGAAGAGGAGCGAAAGGGGAACAGTTTAATTCTTTAGGCCACTTACTATTACTGTAGAGCAGGCATAGGCAACTTTGGCCAGtccctagccccccccccccccccccagcagcctaCCAAATATGAAATAAAGTCCAAGTGAAACTGGCCAGAAGTCAacatttgcctttaaaaaaaaccacaacaacccaAAACCAAAAATCTGGGAGTCTGTGTGTTAAACAGTGAAGGAACCCATGGCACTGATTTAAAAGCTGTATCACTATTTCTACAGGCTTTCAGTAGCTGCAGTTCACTTTGGTAGTTCAGCTCCCCAAACAACAATGGAAAAGGGAACACATGACCTGAAGGCCAGACTTTGCTCACCTCAGttggaaagacaaacaaatacaaCAATATCAGATAAATCTGAACACCCcaaccacaaaaaacaaaaacaaaccaaagcaaaaaacccaacaTCCACACATACGTAAAACACTCTTTTTGCAACTTCTGCTACTGATTATGGAACTAGTCCTTTAAAAAGCATCAGTTCAAGTATTCACATCTAATGAAATGTTAAAACTATCACATCTGTACAAAATACTGCCCACATGAAAAGCTTAAAAGCTGTGAAGCTGTTGCCGCACAGTAGTTGCTAAACTGTCAGTGCAGTATGTGTAACATTATtgacttctctttctctctctgcacatCTGGGATATGTGAATTGGGTCAAAACCTAAATGCACAAGTGTGTAGACAGCAGCACAAATGTGTAAGTGAAATATGCTGTAGCATACAATTGAACATGTATTCCAAACCTTACAGATACCTCAAATGATGCAGTTATAAACGTCACAGCGCAGCGATAAAACCTGATCCCCATCATCTTTCCGTGCATTGGGAACAACCCTGACTACTTACCATGCGATTGATTTCGTTCACAGCCTGCCCAAAGCTGGTTGCCTGGAAACCTGTGGTGAAGTAAGACTGGAGCAAGGCATGATAGTCCAATCCACAATCAAAGTCATAGCCACGTACAGTTTGACTCCCTTCAGGTAGTCCTTCACTGGGTTTCAATACAGCAGCCACTGCCCCTGCAGGCAGACCACCTGCCACATTTTCCATGAGGTGGACAATGAACTGGCTGACAGCCTAAAgagtggggggaaaggcaaaggGGCTTCTCAGCACCTATCCAAAACTTGCTGTCACGTGGATGATAATGCACAGTCACAACTATCCAGAGTATGTACTGTTTTTAATAAGCATACAAAACAACTCTACCAAATAAGGcgacagcaatttaaaacatcTCCCAACTGCTGCTGCCCTGGAAAGGGTTAATCCTCCCACAAACAATGCCATAGAATTTCCTCTTGCTGTTCCTCAAAGTGATCCTTTTGAGTAAAAAGCAATAATTTTGCTAAACATTTCCAAATATAAATGCATAGCCTCTGTTAACTAAAGAAAAGCAAGAACAACCATCACTGTAATCCAACATTAACCAATTCAAGGGTCTAAGCATTAAATGAAGTAGCAatgtgttatacagtggtgccccgcatagcgaggttaatccgttccggattaaccctcgctatgcggaatcgtcgctaaacgggtagggaaaacgtattgaaacgcattaaacttagtttaatgcgttccaataccttgcttacttacccgttcagcgaggattccccttgccggcagccattttcgcgcccttgctaagcgagggcagggcgtgaaaacggctgccggcagccatttccgggcttccggtggccattttggctccAAATTCtatggctccaaaatggccgccgcaatacccgatcttcgcaatgtgggttttccccattgcgaagatcgggtatgtttccgtatagcgatcccgaaaaagggatcactatacggaaacatcgctatacggtgcactcgctaagcgaggcaccactgtatacagaaaagTTTCCAAAGTAGGAAAAAAATGGATCCAGAAAGCAACTCCAATAAAACTTACTTCATGACAACCACCATGTCTTTTCAAGCATGTAATAAGAACATATGTAAAGAAATCAACACATTCTGCTAAATGAAATAGGAATAAGATGTTTTATACCAGGACAGACTACACTTCTTCAGATGACTGGTGAGAGATGAAACAATGGACCCCATGGCAGCAAAGACTATCAGATTCTAACATTTTATCTTCAGGATACAATTTGAATCCATCCTATTATTACTGGAGTAGAAATACAGCCAACTTAGAacatagtaattttttttttaaagtttccataCAGTGCTCTCGCCCCTATAAATAGGTGGAGGGATACAAATGACTATAGTAGTTGATTTGGAATGTCATGAAAAGGCAAAAAATATTTCTCTACTCTGTATGACTGCATTTTACTAGCATTTTTCCACATTAAGTTAACAGTTTGGCACCCAACCAACTCAGATTGTATAAAAAGAAGCCATCCTGAAACTCCCCCCCTTCCCATTCCCCAGAGATCTATGAATCCTGCCATAGcgtaggcatctggctgtggaaccagaagtttgGAGCTTGCCTGCTTGACAGGcactggacttgatccatagggttccttctagctctgcagttcgaagttCTAAGTCTTTAACATCACAGCATACAAAAGCACTATTtccaacacacacaaagaagaaaaacaagagaactcTTCCATATGTTAGGGATGCTGCTCAGTAGGGGATCTTCTTATTTAATTAGGATAGAGTGAAGATAGAAGCAATGAACTGAAGAAAAAAGATATAAGGAGAACACATTCCCCTTTGAAGAAAGGGGATGAaaatcaggattttaaaaagagaagtgaaAGTCACTCTCTAAacactaggaagaaaaaaaaatccccaggaGTAGGTATGAATAGTTCTATCTGGATGCCATCTACAGACTGAAcatatcaaaatcctaacaagactATGTCAATGAAGAGATACCGTCTATGGAGGAACTGATAGAAAAGATaatggaagtggcagagatggatgTACTAATGGAAGCACTAAAAGAAAGATCACCTCAAAAAGGACTTTAAAAATGGGAACAATTTTATAACTGGATCCAGAATATGGTCTGAAAATGGGAACACTTTTATAACTGGATCtgaaatatggactggaaagtatagataaaagaagtatGAGAAGATCCAGAGGAATGGGGagagctgtaaagaaaaatagtCTGAAAAAATTGTTAGATAGTTTATCCatgtaatttcctttttaagacaATTAAATAGGTGGATGTACTCTTTTGCTCTCTGGACTTATACCATTCTCCTACCGCATCCATTCCCTCCTCATGCCCTTGTACCCATACCCAAATCTTACccttatttaaaacaaattttttaaaaaagctgggtCAGATACAGacgaaggaaaaattaaaattggtggaagatttatatatacattttagATATTCAGATCACAACATAATGCTGGCAGAAAGCAATGAGTCCTGCTGAaggtgaaaacacacacacacacacacaaccaggaTCATAACTGAATATTAGAAATAGAAAAATCATGTCCACAGAAAAATTATACACTTTTAACATTgactatgaaaaaaaattaaattgtcaaAAGTTTTCTATACTTTACTTCAATCAACACTCCAAAttgagactacagccaagaaatgagaagaacTGAGACTTGAAAGGGTAGACATGAAAGAACTAGGAAAAATTGTATaggtgtgtcactggagaccaagatcattcatactattgtacagtatttctaattaCTATGCAcatatgtgaaagctggacagtaaagaaaactaacaagaaaaaaacatgtgAAATGTGGTATTGAATACCATGTGCTGTCAGAAAGTTAGTAATAAATTACCGGTAAAGCAACTCTGAATTCTCTGGAAATAAaagactaaactgaggctattataCTTTAGGCACATAATGAGACAATACTCaatgggaaagacaataatgctaaggAAGGCTGAAAGGCGCAGGGAAGGAAGTTGTTTGAACATGAGAagaattgactcagtaaaggaatctAGTCTTACATTTgcatgagctgagcagggctgttaccAACATCTTTTGAATAGGGTTGCATTAATCACGGAATGTTGATGGCATGTAGAAATACTTCCATTCCCATTAACTGAATAGTGGATGTagaaatgactgaaatcctgttgcatgtgtGTTCTGCACTgtctgacttattgtgaccctaaaagggctttcaatgtaagtgagatctttaaggagtggttttaccagtcccactcttccttgaatttccatggccgagtTCTCTATTCTCCacagtcctagtctgtcactgtcctctacaccacactgggaatctgtcAGTCCCACTAGAGTAGACCAGTTCAATCAGCCAGCCACTCAGGGAAATCTTGCCTGAAAGGAAAGGTCTTtggtctgcttgcagaaggtcagtcagttgcaaccagagtagatCCATTTAAATCAGTAGAACTTACCAAAGGACAGCCAGCTGTAACTGGAGTaggtaagttccactgatttaaatggatctactctggttgcaattacctttccttccacaagcagaccaaagacctttcttttcaggctagttttccctgagtgactggctgcctgagtgggatttttaaatggattgttgttccTTACTGATTTGAAAGTGTTTTCGatgttggctttggtatttgttTACTGCACAATTTGTCTGATCCTTTTCGGTATTTgtacatttactgtttttagctttaaatactgtattttaatgatgtaagctgcctcgagtcctaataataatataataacaaCTAGGTGCCATTAAGTAAATGtgaatttatggcaacccttacTGGGGTttctggagaaaggcagggtaaaaaaatattctaaatgaataaagaaagaaataagctaAGGCAGCCCTTGAGGCACCAAGAAAAGCTAGCATCCCATCTTTCAACTCTTGCAGCCGGTCTAGCTCACAACCATCTGCTCTTCCTGAGGATAAATATACATCccttcgtttaaaaaaaaaaaaaaccctgtgaaaTCGATGACAGCCTGGTTGTGTAGACTTATACAGACACTTCTGCCCCCTCACCTGCTGCCGGATGTGTCCCAGTCGCGAAGACTACCACCGCCTTCTGCATCCCGCCCAGGCCAGAGCCaaagaggggaagaagaaaaaagtagtTATTACCACGTGGTGGGCATCAGCAACAAccccacagccaagggaacgcgCGCCCTTTCGGcttgcctccctccttcccgGGTGACAACTTTTGCACAGGACGGGACGAGGGCACCACTGGaatccaggtgtgtgtgtgtgtggcggggaggggaggggaggggagagaaaaggaggcaCACGATGCAGCGAaacgccccctcccccccccgctcgctCCAACAACGGACCCGGTGAGGGTTGGGCGGTTCGGTCTTTACCTCGCGGGGGGGGTTGAAGAACCTCGCGGGGGGGTTTGAAGATGGCCAGCCAATGATATCGCGTCTCCTTCACCCGCCCTTGAGGGGGCGTTGCTGCTCCCAAGGGAGAGaaagctcggggggggggcgagaagcCTCAGTCGGCTGGCAAGGAAAGGCGGGCACGGTCTCTGCCTCCTCACAAGAGAGAAGGCGCCGTACGAGCCACTCTTCT from the Pogona vitticeps strain Pit_001003342236 chromosome 3, PviZW2.1, whole genome shotgun sequence genome contains:
- the DHPS gene encoding deoxyhypusine synthase, with protein sequence MENVAGGLPAGAVAAVLKPSEGLPEGSQTVRGYDFDCGLDYHALLQSYFTTGFQATSFGQAVNEINRMIEAKLTPLGEDEGNHADLNPCSRRLTGCTIFLGFTSNLISSGVRETIRYLVQHNMVDVLVTTAGGVEEDLIKCLAPTYIGDFSLRGKELRQNGINRIGNLLVPNDNYCKFEDWLMPILDQMVTEQDTEGVKWTPSKLIARLGKEINNPESVYYWAQKNSIPVLSPALTDGSLGDMIFFHSYKKPGLVLDIVEDLRLINTQAIFARKTGMIILGGGLVKHHIANANLMRNGADFSVYVNTAQEFDGSDSGARPDEAVSWGKIRMDAKPVKVYADASLVFPLLVAETFAQKPNAFVQEKQND